Proteins from a genomic interval of Micromonospora sp. NBC_00389:
- a CDS encoding DUF3152 domain-containing protein has product MSTKATRRRHTACAASLLVALLTGCGLPASGRPAAGPATPDPTHRGQPPAAGPATTGRPPGAAGSAGVAPAPAVAISYPATGGNRWSVAPAETTPGGGDSGRLLRYRVVVERDIRGLPVTDVAASVSATLNDPRGWTAGGAWRLRRVGAGAPVDFTIYLATPGTRDALCQDVPDGYTSCRNADRVVLNVARWVDAVPGYGAGLASYRQYMVNHEVGHRLGRGHERCPERGRPAPVMQQQTLGLHGCVANAWPYPRGVHYSGPIGAYHDEIPPREGARPAR; this is encoded by the coding sequence ATGTCGACGAAGGCTACCCGCCGGAGGCACACGGCCTGCGCGGCGTCGCTGCTGGTGGCGCTGCTCACCGGCTGCGGCCTGCCGGCGTCCGGGCGGCCCGCGGCCGGCCCTGCCACGCCCGACCCGACCCACCGTGGGCAACCGCCCGCGGCGGGACCGGCCACGACCGGGCGACCGCCGGGAGCCGCCGGGAGCGCCGGTGTCGCGCCCGCGCCGGCCGTCGCGATCAGTTATCCCGCTACCGGCGGCAACCGCTGGTCGGTGGCACCCGCGGAGACGACGCCGGGGGGCGGCGACAGCGGCCGGCTGTTGCGGTACCGGGTCGTCGTGGAGCGCGACATCCGTGGCCTACCGGTCACCGACGTAGCCGCGTCGGTCTCCGCGACGCTGAACGACCCACGCGGGTGGACTGCCGGCGGGGCCTGGCGCCTGCGCCGGGTGGGCGCCGGCGCACCGGTCGACTTCACCATCTACCTGGCGACCCCCGGGACCCGCGACGCGTTGTGCCAGGACGTTCCGGACGGCTACACCTCCTGCCGCAACGCCGACCGGGTGGTGCTCAACGTGGCACGCTGGGTCGACGCGGTGCCGGGCTACGGCGCCGGCCTGGCCAGCTACCGGCAGTACATGGTCAACCACGAGGTCGGGCACCGGCTCGGCCGGGGTCACGAGCGGTGCCCCGAGCGGGGCCGGCCGGCGCCGGTGATGCAGCAGCAGACGCTGGGGTTACACGGATGCGTGGCCAACGCCTGGCCGTACCCGCGCGGGGTTCACTACAGCGGGCCGATCGGGGCGTACCACGACGAGATCCCGCCGCGCGAGGGCGCCCGGCCGGCTCGCTGA
- a CDS encoding S1 family peptidase has translation MAPPASTTYTWSGASDIGPTVVGGRPATENYPFMVYVSGCTGTLIKANWAVTAKHCSTPSSVRVGSVNRTSGGTVVRVTRAVNHPSVDVKLLQLASSVSYAPAPIPTTSGAVGTATRIIGWGQTCARPGCGSAPAVANELDTSIVADSRCSGINGPYEICTNNTNGTSGACYGDSGGPQVRRVNGVWNLIGATSRAGNNNSTCATGPSIYVDLPSIRSWINTQVGGLLV, from the coding sequence CTGGCCCCGCCGGCCAGCACGACGTACACCTGGAGTGGCGCCTCGGACATCGGGCCGACTGTGGTCGGCGGCCGGCCGGCCACCGAGAACTACCCGTTCATGGTGTACGTCTCCGGCTGCACCGGAACGCTGATCAAGGCCAACTGGGCGGTGACCGCCAAGCACTGCTCGACGCCGTCCTCGGTCCGGGTGGGCAGCGTCAACCGCACCAGCGGCGGGACCGTGGTCCGGGTGACCCGCGCGGTCAACCACCCGAGCGTCGACGTCAAGCTGCTGCAACTGGCCAGCTCGGTCAGCTACGCGCCGGCTCCGATCCCCACCACCTCCGGCGCGGTCGGCACCGCCACCCGGATCATCGGCTGGGGCCAGACCTGCGCTCGCCCGGGCTGCGGGTCTGCCCCGGCGGTGGCCAACGAGCTGGACACGTCCATCGTGGCCGACAGTCGGTGCTCCGGCATCAACGGCCCGTACGAGATCTGCACCAACAACACCAACGGCACCTCCGGCGCCTGCTACGGCGACTCCGGTGGTCCGCAGGTGCGCCGGGTCAACGGGGTGTGGAATCTGATCGGCGCGACCAGCCGCGCCGGCAACAACAACTCCACCTGCGCGACCGGCCCGTCCATCTACGTGGACCTGCCGTCCATCCGGTCCTGGATCAACACTCAGGTCGGGGGGCTGCTCGTCTGA
- a CDS encoding AMIN-like domain-containing (lipo)protein, which yields MRIRSALTALAVVLAGLVAGAGSGATASTTMAATGSPYCGITWGSADKTAGALSSSPLIEVRTGRHDCYDRVVFEFAGPVNGYSVGYGETWTEGEGLALSPYTAGGALLRVSLRAPAYDEAHLGTVPYRVGEHAANLLRYPTLRDVVFGGSFEGYTTFAVGVRARLPFRTFVLAGPGGHSRIVLDVAHQWQE from the coding sequence ATGAGGATCAGGAGCGCACTGACGGCGCTGGCGGTCGTGCTCGCCGGGCTGGTCGCCGGCGCGGGCAGCGGCGCCACGGCGAGCACCACCATGGCGGCGACCGGATCGCCGTACTGCGGGATCACCTGGGGCAGCGCGGACAAGACGGCCGGCGCGCTGAGCAGCTCCCCGCTGATCGAGGTACGGACCGGCCGGCACGACTGCTACGACCGGGTGGTGTTCGAGTTCGCCGGCCCGGTGAACGGCTACTCGGTCGGCTACGGCGAGACGTGGACCGAGGGCGAGGGGCTGGCACTGTCGCCGTACACGGCTGGAGGCGCCCTGCTGCGGGTCTCGCTGCGGGCACCGGCGTACGACGAGGCCCACCTGGGCACCGTGCCGTACCGGGTCGGTGAGCACGCCGCGAACCTGCTGCGTTACCCGACGCTGCGCGACGTCGTCTTCGGCGGCAGCTTCGAGGGCTACACCACCTTCGCCGTCGGCGTGCGGGCCCGACTGCCGTTCCGCACGTTCGTGCTGGCCGGCCCCGGCGGGCACAGCCGGATCGTGCTCGACGTGGCGCACCAGTGGCAGGAGTGA
- a CDS encoding response regulator transcription factor translates to MEGRVLVVEDDASIREVTALGLRRAGFRVDTAVDGRQALAAWRAHPVDLIVLDVMLPGLDGLEVCREIRRTSQVPILMLTARTDTLDVVVGLECGADDYLRKPFDLPELVARVRSVLRRASAPVASSTIEVGSLQIDPGSFVVRRDGREVTLTATEFRLLLELARRPGQVFTRELLLDLVWNHSFLGDSRLVDVAVQRLRAKVEDDPAHPRLVRTVRGAGYKLSTG, encoded by the coding sequence GTGGAGGGCCGCGTGCTGGTGGTCGAGGACGATGCCTCCATCCGGGAGGTCACCGCCCTCGGTCTGCGCCGCGCCGGCTTCCGGGTCGACACCGCCGTCGACGGGCGGCAGGCCCTGGCGGCGTGGCGGGCCCACCCGGTCGACCTGATCGTCCTCGACGTCATGCTGCCCGGCCTGGACGGCCTGGAGGTCTGCCGGGAGATCCGGCGCACCAGCCAGGTGCCGATCCTGATGCTGACCGCGCGCACCGACACGCTCGACGTGGTGGTCGGGTTGGAGTGCGGTGCGGACGACTACCTGCGCAAACCGTTCGACCTGCCCGAGCTGGTGGCCCGGGTCCGCTCGGTGCTGCGTCGGGCCAGCGCGCCGGTCGCCTCCAGCACCATCGAGGTCGGCAGCCTCCAGATCGACCCGGGCAGCTTCGTGGTGCGACGGGACGGCCGGGAGGTGACGCTGACCGCCACCGAGTTCCGCCTGCTGCTGGAGCTGGCCCGCCGGCCAGGCCAGGTCTTCACCCGGGAGCTGTTGCTGGACCTGGTCTGGAACCACAGCTTCCTGGGCGACTCGCGGCTGGTCGACGTGGCGGTGCAGCGGCTGCGCGCCAAGGTCGAGGACGATCCGGCGCACCCACGGCTGGTCCGCACCGTGCGCGGTGCCGGCTACAAGCTGTCCACGGGCTGA
- a CDS encoding HAMP domain-containing sensor histidine kinase: MAGRAVPPGRLRRRLTIAFVLVAGVSAGLLAGGAGLLLRQSWLDASLHQAAADARYQLVLAGQFLPLTDQRSTELLTSFEGSGRHVVLVDGPARPSHSAYAPTLGTRLRATVADGQLGYQRSAPAERPRLLVVGGRIPGSTAELYVITVEDDIAADLGQLRNALLAGWVLVVLLAAGVGHALARRTLEPVSRASRAARALTEGLLATRLPVRGRDEFSDWAASFNEMAEALESKIAALSAAQARELRFTADVAHELRTPVTALVAAASLLREHLDQLPDDARPAARLLVGDVVRLRRLVEDLMEISRLDAGRERPSVEPVDAPALLRAIIGARGWSERVVVTADPVALHTDPRRLERVLANLVANAVEHGDGEIRATVAGAGPLVIFEVTDQGPGIPAEHLPRLFDRFHKVDPSRSAPGSGLGLAIAREHAALLDGVLSVRSEPGAGTRFRLELPARGPHLGDSGRRPAVAQADERSRGHADEHAEGGRTAGTAAGGAG, from the coding sequence ATGGCCGGACGCGCGGTGCCCCCGGGCCGCCTGCGGCGCCGGCTGACGATCGCGTTCGTGCTGGTCGCCGGGGTCTCCGCCGGGCTGCTGGCCGGTGGGGCGGGTCTGCTGCTGCGGCAGTCCTGGTTGGACGCCTCGCTGCACCAGGCCGCCGCCGACGCCCGCTACCAACTCGTCCTCGCCGGGCAGTTCCTGCCGCTGACCGACCAGCGCAGCACCGAGCTGCTCACCAGCTTCGAAGGCAGCGGCCGGCATGTGGTGCTCGTCGACGGCCCGGCCCGACCCTCGCACTCGGCGTACGCCCCGACCCTGGGCACCCGGCTGCGAGCCACCGTCGCGGACGGACAGCTCGGCTACCAACGGTCCGCCCCGGCGGAGCGGCCCCGGCTGCTGGTGGTCGGCGGACGCATCCCCGGCTCGACCGCCGAGCTGTACGTGATCACGGTCGAGGACGACATCGCCGCCGACCTGGGTCAGCTGCGCAACGCGTTGCTGGCCGGCTGGGTGCTCGTGGTGCTGCTTGCCGCCGGGGTGGGGCACGCCCTGGCCCGTCGAACGCTGGAGCCGGTGAGCCGGGCCAGTCGGGCAGCCCGTGCACTCACCGAGGGTCTGCTCGCCACCCGCCTGCCGGTGCGCGGGCGGGACGAGTTCAGCGACTGGGCGGCGTCGTTCAACGAGATGGCCGAGGCACTGGAGTCGAAGATCGCCGCGCTGTCGGCGGCGCAGGCCCGGGAGCTGCGGTTCACCGCCGACGTCGCGCACGAGCTGCGCACCCCGGTGACCGCACTGGTGGCCGCGGCCTCGCTGCTGCGGGAGCACCTCGACCAACTGCCGGACGACGCCCGGCCGGCCGCACGGCTGTTGGTCGGCGACGTGGTCCGGCTGCGCCGGCTGGTCGAGGACCTGATGGAGATCTCCCGGCTGGACGCCGGGCGGGAGCGGCCAAGCGTCGAGCCGGTCGACGCGCCGGCGCTGCTGCGCGCGATCATCGGGGCGCGCGGCTGGTCGGAGCGGGTGGTGGTCACGGCCGACCCGGTCGCGCTACACACCGACCCGCGCCGGCTGGAGCGGGTGCTGGCCAACCTGGTCGCCAACGCGGTCGAGCACGGCGACGGCGAGATCCGGGCCACCGTGGCCGGGGCGGGCCCACTGGTCATCTTCGAGGTCACCGACCAGGGGCCGGGCATCCCGGCCGAGCACCTGCCACGCCTGTTCGACCGGTTCCACAAGGTCGACCCGTCCCGCTCGGCTCCGGGCAGTGGGCTGGGGCTGGCCATCGCCCGGGAACACGCGGCCCTGCTCGACGGGGTGCTGAGTGTGCGCAGCGAACCGGGCGCCGGCACCCGGTTCCGGCTGGAGCTGCCGGCCCGCGGGCCCCACCTCGGCGACTCCGGGAGGCGGCCCGCCGTCGCGCAGGCCGACGAGCGGTCCAGAGGCCACGCCGACGAGCACGCCGAGGGCGGGCGCACGGCGGGCACAGCTGCGGGCGGTGCGGGATGA
- a CDS encoding Gmad2 immunoglobulin-like domain-containing protein, translating to MSRRRAAAVTAPVLIAALLLGACGTPRSGDLGPAPTAAPSSAAPTGSPGDPTPTPPAEPPPSPTSGPSRPPPPASTGTRQPATVTIELWYVRSGQLVPTRRTRPATVATSRLALTELAAGPTPAEAATGLTTLLPAGVEVTRITDGVATLRPVPSADDPAGRRRLREAQVVWTLTQFPTVRQVRFGDGPLVDRSDYSGLLPPIVVTGPSVGERVGAPLTVTGTADVFEATVSVRVLDAAGREVAAGFGTASCGSGCRGAYRVVVGWHTAREQRGTIEVYEVSARDGSRINTVAVPVILAPAGT from the coding sequence ATGAGCCGGCGCCGTGCGGCCGCGGTGACCGCACCGGTGCTCATCGCCGCGCTGCTCCTCGGCGCGTGCGGCACCCCCCGCTCCGGTGATCTCGGCCCGGCGCCCACTGCGGCACCGTCGAGTGCGGCACCCACCGGGTCCCCGGGGGACCCGACGCCCACCCCACCGGCGGAACCGCCACCGTCACCCACCAGCGGTCCATCCCGCCCGCCGCCACCGGCCAGCACCGGCACGCGCCAGCCGGCCACGGTGACCATCGAGCTGTGGTACGTCCGGTCCGGGCAGCTCGTCCCGACCCGGCGGACCCGACCGGCCACCGTCGCGACGTCCCGACTGGCGCTGACCGAGCTGGCCGCCGGGCCCACGCCGGCGGAGGCCGCCACCGGGCTGACCACCCTGCTCCCGGCCGGCGTCGAGGTCACCCGGATCACCGACGGCGTGGCGACGCTGCGGCCCGTCCCGTCCGCCGACGACCCGGCGGGGCGCCGGCGGCTGCGCGAGGCGCAGGTGGTGTGGACGCTCACCCAGTTCCCCACCGTGCGGCAGGTCCGCTTCGGCGACGGGCCCCTGGTGGACCGTTCCGACTACTCGGGCCTGCTGCCGCCGATCGTGGTCACCGGACCGAGCGTCGGCGAACGGGTCGGCGCCCCACTCACCGTCACCGGCACCGCCGACGTGTTCGAGGCCACGGTCAGCGTCCGGGTCCTGGACGCCGCCGGCCGGGAGGTTGCCGCCGGCTTCGGCACCGCCAGCTGCGGCAGCGGCTGCCGGGGCGCGTACCGCGTGGTGGTCGGCTGGCACACGGCCCGTGAGCAGCGCGGCACCATCGAGGTGTACGAGGTGTCCGCGCGCGACGGCTCACGGATCAACACGGTGGCCGTGCCGGTGATCCTCGCGCCCGCCGGGACCTGA
- a CDS encoding inositol-3-phosphate synthase has translation MIKRVRVAVAGVGNNTSALVQGISFYRQTGSLVGIRRPVIDGLGVDDIDFVAAFAMSEDKVGKDLTEAIFLPPNNFPRLAADLPPSGVPVTRGLVDASEVDRVAAALTGAEVLLYSAPSGRPDTARAYAEAACRAGVAFINTTSDAIGRDPLWIDRFEAAGLPLLGDDLASQFGTSVVHNALLRLLEERGLTLASSYQVNLGGTEDFRNLAENSNTKKQSKLNALSAANKVEMAPFGYLSQLKSEKVAHLSIEAQGWGETAVSLDVKLKVHDPSGAAGVNIDLIRIAASALRDGRGGYAAEASPLLKSPPGTAI, from the coding sequence ATGATCAAACGGGTGAGGGTCGCGGTGGCGGGTGTTGGTAACAACACGTCAGCGTTGGTGCAGGGAATTTCCTTCTATCGACAGACCGGCAGTCTGGTTGGTATCCGCCGGCCGGTCATCGATGGCCTCGGCGTGGACGACATCGACTTCGTCGCCGCTTTCGCCATGTCCGAGGACAAGGTTGGCAAAGATCTGACCGAGGCGATCTTCCTGCCACCGAACAACTTTCCCCGTCTCGCGGCCGACCTGCCGCCGTCGGGTGTCCCGGTGACCAGGGGCCTGGTCGACGCCAGCGAGGTCGATCGTGTGGCGGCGGCGTTGACCGGCGCTGAGGTGCTGCTGTACTCGGCACCCAGCGGCCGCCCGGATACGGCCAGGGCCTACGCCGAGGCCGCCTGCCGGGCAGGCGTCGCCTTCATCAACACCACATCCGACGCGATCGGCCGCGATCCACTCTGGATCGATCGTTTCGAGGCGGCGGGCCTGCCGTTGCTCGGTGACGATCTGGCCAGCCAGTTCGGCACGTCGGTGGTGCACAACGCGCTGCTGCGGTTGCTGGAGGAGCGGGGTCTCACCCTGGCCAGTTCCTATCAGGTCAACCTGGGCGGTACCGAGGACTTCCGCAACCTGGCCGAGAACTCCAACACCAAGAAGCAGTCCAAGCTCAACGCCCTGTCGGCGGCGAACAAGGTGGAGATGGCCCCATTCGGGTATCTTTCGCAGCTGAAGTCGGAGAAGGTGGCACACCTCAGCATTGAGGCGCAGGGGTGGGGTGAGACTGCGGTGAGCCTTGACGTGAAGCTGAAGGTGCACGACCCGAGTGGCGCTGCCGGCGTCAACATCGATCTGATTCGCATCGCGGCGAGCGCGCTTCGCGATGGGCGTGGTGGTTATGCCGCCGAGGCGTCGCCCCTACTCAAGTCCCCGCCGGGCACGGCGATCTGA
- a CDS encoding TetR/AcrR family transcriptional regulator: MLGGQQVGAGAGVPAARGARCSDSDLFAVVIEVLRQVGFDRLTIDAIAARAHVSKATIYRRWDGKTELVVAALRHRQVGVHNPPDTGSLRGDLIELLRATAAVCAADCDLMQALAFAMRTNPELERLVRHQVLPAGRVASTAILVRAAARGEIPPEAGERELFHELAPALSMSRIVASGLPADDAFLTQVVDQVLIPVLRYQPDRPSQA, encoded by the coding sequence ATGCTTGGCGGTCAGCAGGTGGGCGCGGGTGCCGGGGTGCCGGCTGCCCGGGGCGCCCGATGCTCCGACAGCGACCTGTTCGCCGTGGTCATCGAGGTGCTGCGCCAGGTCGGCTTCGACCGGTTGACCATCGACGCCATCGCCGCCCGCGCCCACGTCAGCAAGGCCACCATCTACCGGCGCTGGGACGGCAAGACCGAACTGGTCGTCGCCGCCCTGCGCCACCGGCAGGTGGGCGTACACAACCCGCCCGACACCGGCTCACTGCGCGGCGACCTGATCGAGTTGCTGCGCGCCACGGCAGCTGTCTGCGCGGCCGACTGCGACCTGATGCAGGCGTTGGCCTTCGCCATGCGGACCAATCCCGAGCTGGAACGCCTGGTGCGCCACCAGGTGCTGCCCGCCGGGCGGGTGGCCAGCACGGCCATCCTGGTCCGCGCCGCCGCCCGGGGCGAAATCCCGCCCGAGGCCGGTGAACGGGAGCTGTTCCACGAGCTGGCGCCCGCGCTCTCCATGTCCCGCATCGTCGCGTCCGGCCTACCCGCCGATGACGCGTTCCTCACCCAGGTCGTCGACCAGGTGCTGATTCCGGTGCTCCGCTACCAGCCCGACCGCCCGTCTCAGGCCTGA
- a CDS encoding MFS transporter: MPGTTSTAPGAPGAGTSTGAPHPKRWIALAIIAISQLMVVLDATIVNIALPQAQADLGISDANRQWVVTAYTLAFGGLLLLGGRIADYWGRKRTFLVGMTGFALASALGGLATTGGMLFAARALQGAFGALLAPAALALLTVLFTEATERAKAFAVYGAIAGGGSAVGLLLGGVLTEYADWRWCLLVNIPVAAVAIAFALPLVPESRAHGNTRYDVPGAVVVTAGLVSLVYGFTKAAEDGWDAAATLGFIAAGVALLAAFVVIELRSNHPLLPMRIILDRNRGGAYLASTLIGAGLFGAFLFLTFYFQVVLQYKPLEAGLASLPVTAGVLIAAGGASQLMPRVGAKPLMVGGAVLAAAAMLLLTQIDVDTSFLTHLLPAQVILGMGLGFTFVPLSSLALVGVPEHDAGAASATLNATQQIGGSLGTALLNTMYTSAVTAYLASRVPDPANQIKALVHGYSVAFAWGAALIVLAGLATVILVKVRKEDVPTGTTVHMG; this comes from the coding sequence ATGCCCGGAACCACCTCGACCGCCCCCGGTGCGCCCGGTGCCGGGACGTCGACAGGCGCGCCGCACCCGAAGCGCTGGATCGCGCTGGCGATCATCGCGATCTCGCAGCTGATGGTGGTCCTGGACGCCACCATCGTGAACATCGCGCTCCCGCAGGCCCAGGCCGACCTCGGCATCAGCGACGCGAACCGGCAGTGGGTGGTCACGGCCTACACGCTGGCGTTCGGCGGCCTGCTACTGCTCGGCGGCCGGATCGCCGACTACTGGGGCCGCAAGCGGACCTTCCTGGTCGGCATGACCGGCTTCGCGCTGGCCTCCGCGCTGGGCGGTCTGGCCACCACCGGCGGGATGCTCTTCGCCGCCCGCGCGTTGCAGGGCGCCTTCGGCGCGCTGCTCGCCCCGGCCGCGCTGGCTCTGCTCACCGTCCTGTTCACCGAGGCCACGGAGCGCGCCAAGGCGTTCGCGGTGTACGGCGCGATCGCCGGCGGTGGGTCCGCGGTCGGCCTGCTGCTCGGTGGGGTGCTCACCGAGTACGCCGACTGGCGCTGGTGCCTGCTGGTCAACATCCCGGTCGCCGCGGTCGCCATCGCCTTCGCCCTACCTCTGGTGCCGGAGAGCCGGGCGCACGGCAACACCCGCTATGACGTGCCCGGCGCGGTCGTCGTCACCGCCGGCCTGGTCTCCCTGGTGTACGGCTTCACCAAGGCCGCCGAGGACGGCTGGGACGCCGCCGCGACGCTCGGTTTCATCGCCGCCGGTGTGGCGCTGCTCGCCGCCTTCGTGGTGATCGAACTGCGCTCCAACCACCCGCTGCTGCCGATGCGGATCATCCTGGACCGCAACCGGGGCGGTGCGTACCTCGCCTCGACGCTTATCGGTGCCGGCCTGTTCGGCGCGTTCCTCTTCCTGACCTTCTACTTCCAGGTGGTGCTCCAGTACAAGCCGCTGGAGGCCGGGCTCGCCTCGCTGCCGGTCACCGCCGGCGTGCTGATCGCGGCGGGTGGGGCCAGCCAGTTGATGCCACGGGTGGGTGCCAAGCCGCTGATGGTCGGCGGTGCCGTGCTCGCCGCCGCGGCCATGCTGCTGCTGACCCAGATCGACGTGGACACCTCGTTCCTCACCCACCTGCTGCCCGCCCAGGTCATCCTCGGCATGGGCCTCGGGTTCACGTTCGTGCCGCTGTCCAGCCTCGCCCTGGTCGGGGTGCCGGAGCACGACGCCGGCGCGGCCAGCGCGACGCTCAACGCCACCCAGCAGATCGGCGGCTCGCTGGGCACCGCACTGCTGAACACCATGTACACCAGCGCGGTCACCGCGTACCTGGCCTCCCGGGTACCGGATCCAGCCAACCAGATCAAGGCGCTGGTACACGGCTACAGCGTGGCGTTCGCCTGGGGCGCGGCGCTGATCGTGCTCGCCGGACTGGCCACCGTGATCCTGGTCAAGGTGCGCAAGGAGGACGTCCCGACCGGTACCACCGTGCACATGGGCTGA
- a CDS encoding maleylpyruvate isomerase family mycothiol-dependent enzyme, translating to MSTAADQIINALRAGHEELATLVRDLKEDDLLLPSGASEWQVSQVLSHLGSGAEINLATLTAARTGAPGPDGDFNRGVWQRWDAMAPAEHAAGFLAANERLVGAYEALDAESRASLRIDLGFLPDPVDVATAGRFRLSEFALHQWDVEVAFNPFAAVTPEAVPLLLDQVGGMLAWTSRPQELAGREATLLVRLQEPEQTYGLRLGERIELTDAPRQPDGELTAPAEAWLRLATGRLGSQHTPDGVRVAGPVSLDDLRRVFAGF from the coding sequence ATGTCCACGGCTGCCGACCAGATCATCAACGCTCTGCGCGCGGGCCACGAGGAGCTCGCCACGCTCGTCCGGGACCTCAAGGAAGACGACCTGCTGCTGCCGTCGGGAGCCAGCGAGTGGCAGGTGTCCCAGGTGCTCAGCCACCTGGGCAGCGGCGCGGAGATCAACCTCGCGACGCTGACCGCGGCTCGCACCGGCGCACCCGGCCCGGACGGCGACTTCAACCGCGGCGTCTGGCAGCGCTGGGACGCGATGGCCCCGGCCGAACACGCCGCCGGGTTCCTCGCCGCCAACGAACGCCTCGTCGGGGCGTACGAGGCGCTGGACGCCGAGAGCCGAGCCTCGCTGCGGATCGACCTCGGCTTCCTGCCGGACCCGGTCGACGTCGCCACCGCGGGCCGGTTCCGGCTCAGCGAGTTCGCCCTGCACCAGTGGGACGTCGAGGTGGCGTTCAACCCGTTCGCGGCGGTGACGCCGGAGGCGGTGCCGCTGCTGCTCGACCAGGTCGGCGGCATGCTGGCGTGGACCAGCCGGCCACAGGAGCTGGCCGGCCGGGAGGCCACGCTGCTGGTACGACTGCAGGAGCCCGAGCAGACGTACGGGCTGCGGCTGGGCGAGCGGATCGAGCTGACCGACGCGCCGCGGCAGCCGGACGGCGAGCTGACCGCCCCGGCCGAAGCGTGGCTGCGGTTGGCCACCGGGCGGCTGGGTTCCCAGCACACCCCGGACGGGGTGCGGGTGGCCGGCCCGGTGAGCCTGGACGACCTGCGCCGGGTCTTCGCCGGCTTCTGA
- a CDS encoding RtcB family protein: MGFTPLAGTRAPVRVWTDPYAIEPQAARQLRNIGALPWVQGVAVMPDVHFGKGATVGSVIAMRQAVSPAAVGVDIGCGMSAVRTSLTAADLPDDLAGLRSAIEATIPVGFAQRDKAVDPRRVRGLEQAGWDDFWGRFAGLDRRVAQLETRAQRQLGTLGGGNHFIEVCLEQGGADEGRVWLMLHSGSRNIGKELAERHIGVARRLPHNVDLPDRDLAVFLTGTPEMDAYRRDLWWAQEYARRNRAVMLALLCGVVREHFPQVGYDEPISCHHNYVSEESYDGVDVLVTRKGAIRAGRGDLGIIPGSMGTGSYIVRGRGNPDAYCSASHGAGRRMSRAQAKRTFSTTDLATQTAGVECRKDAGVVDEIPGAYKDITEVMAQQEDLVQVVAHLKQVVCVKG, from the coding sequence ATGGGATTCACCCCCCTCGCCGGCACCCGGGCACCGGTCCGGGTCTGGACCGACCCGTACGCCATCGAGCCGCAGGCCGCCCGGCAGCTGCGCAACATCGGCGCGCTGCCCTGGGTGCAGGGCGTCGCGGTGATGCCGGACGTGCACTTCGGCAAGGGCGCCACCGTCGGCTCGGTCATCGCCATGCGGCAGGCCGTCTCGCCGGCCGCCGTCGGCGTGGACATCGGCTGCGGCATGTCGGCGGTCCGTACCTCGCTGACCGCCGCCGACCTGCCGGACGACCTGGCCGGGCTGCGCTCCGCGATCGAGGCCACCATCCCGGTCGGCTTCGCCCAGCGGGACAAGGCGGTCGACCCGCGCCGGGTGCGTGGTCTGGAGCAGGCCGGCTGGGACGACTTCTGGGGCCGGTTCGCCGGGCTGGACCGGCGGGTGGCGCAGCTGGAGACCCGGGCCCAGCGGCAGCTCGGCACCCTCGGCGGGGGTAACCACTTCATCGAGGTCTGCCTGGAGCAGGGTGGTGCCGACGAGGGACGGGTGTGGCTGATGCTGCACTCCGGATCGCGCAACATCGGCAAGGAGCTGGCCGAGCGGCACATCGGGGTGGCGCGACGGCTGCCGCACAACGTCGACCTGCCCGACCGGGACCTTGCGGTGTTCCTCACCGGTACGCCGGAGATGGACGCCTACCGGCGCGACCTGTGGTGGGCGCAGGAGTACGCGCGGCGCAACCGGGCGGTCATGCTGGCCCTGCTCTGCGGCGTGGTGCGCGAGCACTTCCCGCAGGTCGGTTACGACGAGCCCATCTCATGTCACCACAACTACGTCTCGGAGGAGAGCTACGACGGCGTGGACGTGCTGGTCACCCGCAAGGGCGCGATCCGGGCCGGCCGGGGCGACCTGGGCATCATCCCCGGGTCGATGGGCACCGGGTCGTACATCGTGCGGGGTCGGGGGAACCCGGACGCGTACTGCTCGGCCTCGCACGGGGCTGGGCGGCGGATGTCACGGGCGCAGGCCAAGCGCACCTTCAGCACCACGGATCTGGCCACGCAGACCGCTGGCGTGGAGTGCCGGAAGGACGCCGGGGTGGTCGACGAGATCCCCGGCGCGTACAAGGACATCACTGAGGTGATGGCCCAGCAGGAGGACCTGGTGCAGGTGGTGGCGCACCTCAAGCAGGTGGTCTGCGTGAAGGGCTGA